From the genome of Halorussus caseinilyticus, one region includes:
- a CDS encoding sulfite oxidase has protein sequence MSGGDEGNDSDTENRPARRERYLNRRRFMMASGMLAGVGVLAGNVGGQETTTEGQDGGQEPSLAEQYPGLRIISADPQNAEAESRSTYESFVTPREEHYIRNHYATPEIDEDEWTVSLTGMVEEEVELSMDEIKREYSTETVTHTMQCSGNGRAYFEPQVGGNPWTFGAVGNTVWTGTPVAEILDEYGANTSDDMWLSVMGGEAPEGEDIFTRSIPMSKVKRDCLLAYEMNGAPMNDDHGFPVRLLVPGWFGNNNVKWVDRMHVMDRMVYGEEWERGDQQLYTHWQQYSYRIIPAGEEANTRPRIGVFDTQRQMNSGNIQQPFIYDQIVKSLIGYPGEDATISPGPDGQVEVLGVAWAGDDRVRQVEVSTDGGESWNEAEFFGPRQGPYSWRQFRYMWDASPGEHTLYSRATDGKGRTQPATVSAPDEGLRQIRDDKFPWNVDGYANTAYEPHGVTVTVQSDEGGDGETTTAQTTTSS, from the coding sequence ATGTCAGGGGGAGACGAGGGGAACGACAGCGACACCGAGAATCGACCCGCCCGACGCGAACGGTATCTGAACCGGCGGCGGTTCATGATGGCGTCGGGGATGCTCGCGGGCGTCGGCGTCCTCGCGGGCAACGTCGGCGGGCAGGAGACCACGACCGAGGGACAGGACGGCGGACAGGAACCGTCGCTGGCCGAGCAGTACCCCGGCCTGCGAATCATCTCCGCGGACCCGCAGAACGCCGAGGCCGAGTCCCGAAGCACCTACGAGAGTTTCGTCACGCCGCGCGAGGAGCATTACATCCGGAACCACTACGCGACGCCGGAAATCGACGAAGACGAGTGGACCGTCTCGCTGACCGGGATGGTCGAGGAGGAAGTCGAGTTGTCGATGGACGAAATCAAGCGCGAATACTCCACCGAGACAGTCACCCACACCATGCAGTGTTCGGGCAACGGCCGAGCCTACTTCGAACCGCAGGTCGGTGGCAACCCGTGGACGTTCGGCGCGGTCGGAAACACGGTGTGGACCGGCACGCCCGTCGCCGAGATTTTAGACGAGTACGGCGCGAACACGAGCGACGACATGTGGCTCTCGGTCATGGGCGGCGAGGCCCCGGAGGGAGAGGACATCTTCACGCGGTCGATTCCGATGTCGAAGGTGAAGCGAGACTGCCTGCTGGCCTACGAGATGAACGGCGCGCCGATGAACGACGACCACGGCTTCCCGGTCCGCCTGCTCGTCCCCGGATGGTTCGGCAACAACAACGTCAAGTGGGTAGACCGGATGCACGTCATGGACCGGATGGTGTACGGCGAGGAGTGGGAACGGGGCGACCAGCAACTGTACACCCACTGGCAACAGTACTCCTACCGCATCATCCCGGCGGGCGAGGAGGCCAACACCCGGCCCCGAATCGGCGTCTTCGACACCCAGCGCCAGATGAACAGCGGCAACATCCAGCAACCGTTCATCTACGACCAAATCGTCAAGTCGCTCATCGGCTACCCCGGCGAGGACGCCACGATTTCACCCGGACCCGACGGGCAGGTCGAAGTCCTCGGCGTGGCGTGGGCGGGCGACGACCGGGTCCGGCAGGTCGAAGTCTCGACCGACGGCGGCGAGTCGTGGAACGAAGCCGAGTTCTTCGGTCCGCGGCAGGGTCCGTACTCGTGGCGGCAGTTCCGGTACATGTGGGACGCCAGCCCCGGCGAACACACCCTCTACTCGCGGGCCACCGACGGAAAGGGTCGGACCCAACCGGCGACCGTCTCGGCCCCCGACGAGGGCCTGCGCCAGATTCGGGACGACAAGTTCCCGTGGAACGTGGACGGCTACGCCAACACCGCCTACGAACCCCACGGCGTGACCGTGACGGTCCAGTCCGACGAGGGCGGCGACGGCGAGACGACGACTGCCCAGACGACCACATCGTCGTAG
- a CDS encoding FKBP-type peptidyl-prolyl cis-trans isomerase, which yields MASEGEIAVVHYTGRVAEGEDAGEVFDTTDVDVAMESGIYHGHRDYKPLEFRVGEGKVVPGLDEAVESMEVGDERTVRVEPNRAFGERNEGKVVEMPRADLEARSDAAAEPGELVRSETGETGWITEVDDETVTVDFNHELAGVAVEFDVKLLDAYDDG from the coding sequence ATGGCCTCTGAGGGGGAAATCGCGGTCGTACACTACACGGGGCGGGTCGCCGAGGGCGAGGACGCGGGGGAGGTCTTCGACACGACCGACGTGGACGTGGCGATGGAGTCGGGCATCTACCACGGGCACCGCGACTACAAACCGCTGGAGTTCCGCGTCGGCGAGGGGAAGGTCGTTCCGGGACTGGACGAAGCGGTCGAGTCGATGGAAGTCGGCGACGAGCGAACCGTCCGAGTCGAACCGAACCGGGCGTTCGGCGAGCGAAACGAGGGGAAGGTAGTCGAGATGCCGCGGGCCGACCTCGAAGCGAGAAGCGACGCGGCCGCCGAACCGGGCGAACTCGTCCGGTCAGAGACCGGCGAGACCGGGTGGATTACCGAGGTGGACGACGAGACGGTGACGGTGGACTTCAACCACGAACTCGCGGGGGTCGCCGTCGAGTTCGACGTGAAACTGCTCGACGCCTACGACGACGGGTGA
- the gfo6 gene encoding D-xylose 1-dehydrogenase Gfo6, translated as MNLDTYLDDFAARDWQTADEGTLRVALLGLGGFAREHVLPALAGGAGGDRERTDFCEVTALVSGSPEKARRVADEYGVESVLDYDEFEAGEGTEDFDAVYVAGPNALHLDYARTAADHGKHVLCEKPIEVSADRAREMARACEEAGVTLMVAYRPQVEPAMRRLREMVRDGVLGDPVQFHGWFSGHILRQGGPDQWRLDPEMAGGGALMDVGVYPLNAVRFLLDANPVAVRATTSTPDETFEGVDEHVAFQLEFPEGATASCTASYRAQADDRLRLVGTEGQATLEPAFNSEIHPTLAVERGDERVEYTGPYVNEVREEFDYFAHCALTDATPEPDGRDSVADMEAVEAVYESAETGRRVEVGDVDV; from the coding sequence GTGAACCTCGATACGTACCTCGACGACTTCGCCGCGCGCGACTGGCAGACCGCAGACGAGGGCACTCTTCGAGTGGCTCTGCTCGGTCTCGGCGGGTTCGCGCGCGAACACGTCCTACCCGCGCTGGCGGGGGGCGCGGGAGGGGACCGCGAGAGAACCGATTTCTGCGAGGTCACGGCGCTCGTCAGCGGGTCGCCCGAGAAAGCCCGCCGGGTCGCCGACGAGTACGGCGTCGAGTCGGTCCTCGACTACGACGAGTTCGAGGCGGGCGAGGGGACGGAGGACTTCGACGCGGTGTACGTCGCCGGACCGAACGCGCTCCACCTCGACTACGCCCGGACCGCCGCCGACCACGGCAAGCACGTCCTCTGCGAGAAACCCATCGAGGTGAGCGCCGACCGAGCGCGCGAGATGGCCCGGGCCTGCGAGGAGGCGGGCGTGACCCTGATGGTGGCCTACCGGCCGCAGGTCGAACCCGCGATGCGCCGCCTCCGCGAGATGGTCCGCGACGGAGTGTTGGGCGACCCGGTGCAGTTTCACGGCTGGTTCTCGGGCCACATCCTCCGGCAGGGCGGACCCGACCAGTGGCGACTCGACCCGGAGATGGCCGGTGGCGGCGCGCTGATGGACGTGGGCGTCTACCCCCTGAACGCGGTTCGGTTCCTGCTCGACGCGAACCCGGTCGCCGTCCGAGCGACGACCAGCACGCCCGACGAGACCTTCGAGGGCGTGGACGAACACGTCGCCTTCCAGTTGGAGTTTCCGGAGGGAGCGACCGCCTCCTGCACCGCGAGTTACCGCGCGCAGGCCGACGACCGACTCCGACTCGTCGGCACCGAGGGCCAAGCCACCCTCGAACCGGCGTTCAACTCCGAGATTCACCCGACGCTCGCGGTCGAACGCGGCGACGAGCGAGTCGAGTACACCGGCCCGTACGTCAACGAGGTCCGCGAGGAGTTCGACTACTTCGCCCACTGCGCGCTGACCGACGCGACTCCGGAACCGGACGGCCGGGACAGCGTTGCCGACATGGAGGCGGTAGAGGCCGTCTACGAGTCGGCCGAGACCGGCCGACGAGTCGAGGTCGGCGACGTGGACGTGTAG
- a CDS encoding DMT family transporter, which translates to MVELGIWYATISALLWGGYLFGLKRYFSGYPPAVVIVAANVAGVAWYLPVVLLRPADGPVAGELTPSALALVAFVLLASAAAYLALLYALSAGDVSYVAPLGKLVPAFTLPLEVVLVGERLAPSQVVGVGFATLAVYLANYQRTGLLAPIRRAATNRPAQLALGSAALYGAVDVGTRVLLQGVGVRSDVWVLVYTGGVAAVLLPIAVRQWPDEFASAAPKFAVLGAVVAVATHTMTQAFAVLPASVVSPILNTQAIVAVVLGGLLLGEDRFALRLVAGAVAIVGISLIALG; encoded by the coding sequence GTGGTAGAACTGGGCATCTGGTACGCGACGATTTCGGCGCTTCTCTGGGGAGGCTATCTCTTCGGCCTGAAGCGGTACTTCTCGGGGTACCCGCCCGCGGTGGTCATCGTGGCCGCCAACGTCGCCGGGGTCGCGTGGTACCTCCCGGTGGTCCTGCTCCGACCCGCGGACGGGCCGGTCGCGGGCGAACTGACCCCCTCCGCGCTCGCACTGGTCGCCTTCGTGTTGCTCGCCAGCGCCGCGGCGTACCTCGCGCTCCTGTACGCCCTTTCCGCCGGAGACGTGTCCTACGTCGCGCCGCTGGGCAAACTGGTTCCGGCGTTCACCCTGCCGCTGGAAGTGGTGCTGGTCGGCGAGCGACTCGCGCCCTCGCAGGTCGTCGGCGTCGGGTTCGCCACGCTCGCGGTCTACCTCGCAAACTACCAACGCACGGGCCTGCTCGCGCCGATTCGTCGCGCCGCGACGAATCGGCCCGCACAGTTGGCGCTCGGGAGCGCCGCGCTCTACGGCGCGGTGGACGTGGGGACTCGCGTGCTGTTGCAGGGCGTCGGAGTCCGGTCGGACGTGTGGGTCCTCGTCTACACCGGCGGGGTCGCGGCCGTCCTCCTGCCAATCGCAGTCCGCCAGTGGCCCGACGAGTTCGCCTCGGCCGCGCCGAAGTTCGCGGTCTTGGGCGCTGTCGTCGCAGTGGCGACCCACACCATGACTCAGGCGTTCGCGGTCCTGCCCGCGAGCGTGGTCTCGCCGATTCTCAACACGCAGGCCATCGTCGCGGTGGTCCTCGGAGGTCTCTTGCTCGGCGAGGACCGCTTCGCGCTCCGACTCGTCGCCGGTGCGGTCGCAATCGTCGGCATCTCGCTCATCGCGCTCGGGTGA
- a CDS encoding acyl-CoA carboxylase subunit beta — MKVRVSDGATDEEASAIAEALAQHVRDEVEVFVGEADSPAVVREAPAGAAGVAAEATAEAIAESDDLGPTERENALWDEIEDIELGGPEKYKDRLEEQGKLFVRDRLDLWFGEDGMLFEDGKFANFDAWHPDSPEVGEDNDDRLPGDGLLTGAAEFEGRELHFMANDFTVKAGSMAEKGVEKFLRMQQRALKNGKPVLYLMDSSGGRIDQQTGFFANREGIGKYYYNHSMLSGAVPQICVLYGPCIAGAAYTPVFADFTIMVRDMSAMAIASPRMVQMVTGEDIELEELGGPDVHAQKSGSADLVADDEEHARQLVADLVSYLPDSADEKPPQTEGKPPLKSPEGIDSVVPQEPNKGYDMTDVIDRVVDEDSYFELKPEYGKEIITAFARIDGRPVGIVANQPAQRAGAIFPDAAEKAAEFIWTCDAYEIPLLYLCDTPGFMAGSQVEEDAILEKGKKFIYATSSATVPKQTVVVRKAYGAGIYAMGGPAYDPESVIGLPSGEIAIMGPEAAINAVYARKLSEIEDDDERAQKEQELREEYREDIDVHRMASEVVIDDIVPPSTLRTELDNRFSFYEGIEKDLPDKKHGTIL, encoded by the coding sequence ATGAAAGTCCGCGTCAGCGACGGTGCGACCGACGAAGAGGCCTCCGCCATCGCGGAGGCGCTGGCCCAACACGTCCGCGACGAGGTAGAAGTGTTCGTGGGCGAGGCCGACTCGCCCGCGGTGGTCCGCGAGGCACCCGCCGGGGCCGCGGGAGTGGCCGCCGAAGCGACCGCCGAGGCCATCGCCGAGTCCGACGACCTCGGGCCGACGGAGCGCGAGAACGCGCTCTGGGACGAAATCGAGGACATCGAGTTGGGCGGTCCCGAGAAGTACAAAGACCGCCTCGAAGAGCAGGGCAAACTCTTCGTCCGCGACCGACTCGACCTCTGGTTCGGCGAGGACGGCATGCTGTTCGAGGACGGCAAGTTCGCCAACTTCGACGCGTGGCACCCCGACAGCCCCGAAGTCGGCGAGGACAACGACGACCGACTGCCGGGCGACGGACTGCTCACCGGCGCGGCCGAGTTCGAGGGCCGCGAGTTGCACTTCATGGCCAACGACTTCACCGTCAAAGCTGGCTCGATGGCCGAGAAGGGCGTCGAGAAGTTCCTCCGGATGCAACAGCGCGCGCTCAAGAACGGCAAGCCGGTCCTCTACCTGATGGACTCCTCGGGGGGTCGCATCGACCAGCAGACCGGCTTCTTCGCCAACCGCGAGGGCATCGGCAAGTACTACTACAACCACTCGATGCTCTCGGGTGCCGTGCCCCAAATTTGCGTCCTCTACGGTCCCTGCATCGCGGGGGCGGCCTACACCCCGGTCTTCGCCGACTTCACCATCATGGTCCGGGACATGTCCGCGATGGCCATCGCCTCGCCGCGGATGGTCCAGATGGTCACGGGCGAGGACATCGAACTCGAAGAGTTGGGCGGCCCTGACGTTCACGCCCAGAAGTCGGGGAGCGCGGACCTCGTGGCCGACGACGAGGAACACGCCCGGCAACTCGTCGCCGACTTGGTGTCGTACCTGCCCGACAGCGCCGACGAGAAGCCCCCGCAGACCGAGGGCAAACCGCCCCTGAAGTCGCCAGAGGGAATCGACTCGGTGGTCCCCCAAGAACCCAACAAGGGCTACGACATGACCGACGTAATCGACCGGGTGGTGGACGAAGACTCCTACTTCGAACTCAAACCCGAGTACGGAAAGGAGATTATCACCGCGTTCGCCCGCATCGACGGCCGACCGGTCGGCATCGTGGCGAACCAACCGGCACAGCGTGCGGGGGCCATCTTCCCCGACGCCGCCGAGAAAGCCGCGGAGTTCATCTGGACCTGCGACGCCTACGAGATTCCCCTGCTGTACCTGTGTGACACGCCCGGATTCATGGCCGGGTCGCAGGTCGAAGAGGACGCAATCTTGGAGAAGGGCAAGAAGTTCATCTACGCCACGTCGTCCGCCACTGTCCCGAAACAGACCGTCGTCGTCCGGAAGGCCTACGGCGCGGGCATCTACGCGATGGGTGGCCCGGCCTACGACCCCGAGAGCGTCATCGGACTTCCCTCCGGCGAGATTGCGATTATGGGTCCGGAGGCCGCAATCAACGCGGTCTACGCCCGAAAGCTCTCGGAAATCGAGGACGACGACGAGCGAGCGCAGAAAGAGCAGGAACTCCGCGAGGAGTACCGCGAGGACATCGACGTGCATCGGATGGCGAGCGAAGTCGTCATCGACGACATCGTGCCGCCGAGTACGCTCCGGACCGAACTGGACAATCGGTTCTCGTTCTACGAGGGCATCGAGAAGGACCTGCCGGACAAGAAGCACGGCACGATTCTGTAG
- a CDS encoding DoxX family membrane protein: MSRSGPRRTVESAFGRVASSLPPSATLTRAGLGAMLVAAGVHKLLDPAAWAVYVTDWFAPFLVVSPVAFMLINGWLEIGFGLALLADRYTAFAAAVAAVSLSATILYLLVVWVTTGLFGDVIARDVGLAALALAVFADSASDD, translated from the coding sequence ATGTCCCGAAGCGGTCCGCGCCGCACCGTCGAATCGGCGTTCGGTAGAGTCGCCTCGTCGCTTCCCCCGTCGGCCACGCTGACGCGCGCGGGTCTCGGCGCGATGCTGGTCGCGGCGGGCGTCCACAAACTGCTCGACCCGGCGGCGTGGGCCGTCTACGTCACCGATTGGTTCGCGCCCTTCCTCGTCGTCTCGCCCGTCGCCTTCATGCTGATAAACGGGTGGCTCGAAATCGGGTTCGGACTCGCGTTGCTCGCGGACCGTTACACCGCGTTCGCCGCCGCAGTCGCCGCCGTCTCGCTGTCGGCGACGATTCTCTACCTGCTGGTCGTCTGGGTCACGACCGGACTGTTCGGCGACGTTATCGCGCGAGACGTGGGACTGGCGGCGCTGGCGCTCGCGGTGTTCGCGGATAGCGCGAGCGACGACTAA
- a CDS encoding DUF5658 family protein, which yields MSSDGRHWPTLTRTGRRRVTTALASISARERALWALVGVALVGDLLTTYYGLRIGLTESNPVAQAALDQFGFSAMVVLKLFALGVGVACRQLLPDRHGALVPAGLAVPWSAAVVVNLSLYAVVL from the coding sequence ATGAGTTCTGACGGACGCCACTGGCCGACGCTGACCCGCACGGGCCGCCGACGAGTGACCACCGCGCTGGCGAGCATCAGCGCCCGAGAGCGGGCGCTCTGGGCGCTCGTCGGAGTCGCGCTCGTCGGGGACCTGCTCACGACCTACTACGGTCTCCGAATCGGTCTCACGGAGTCGAACCCGGTCGCACAGGCCGCGCTCGACCAGTTCGGCTTCTCGGCGATGGTGGTCCTGAAACTGTTCGCTCTGGGCGTCGGCGTGGCATGTCGCCAACTGCTCCCGGACCGACACGGCGCGCTGGTTCCGGCCGGGTTAGCGGTGCCGTGGAGCGCCGCCGTCGTCGTCAACCTCTCTCTGTACGCCGTCGTGCTGTAG
- a CDS encoding MaoC family dehydratase produces the protein MSGLYYEEFEVGQTIEHDKRRTISESDNQQFCDMTMNQQPLHLDADFAEDTQFGERLVNGLYTMSLAVGVSIPDTTDGTIVANLSYDEVEHPNPVFHGDTIRAQSTVTDKRETSDGERGVVTMHVEAFAVNRKDDDGEELLVCEFDRTVLSLKKANQ, from the coding sequence ATGAGTGGTCTTTACTACGAGGAGTTCGAGGTCGGCCAGACAATCGAACACGACAAGCGCCGAACGATAAGCGAGAGCGACAACCAGCAGTTCTGCGACATGACGATGAACCAGCAACCGCTCCACCTCGACGCCGACTTCGCCGAGGACACCCAGTTCGGCGAGCGGTTGGTCAACGGACTCTACACCATGAGTCTCGCCGTGGGCGTCTCGATTCCGGACACCACCGACGGCACCATCGTCGCCAACCTCAGTTACGACGAGGTGGAGCATCCCAACCCGGTGTTCCACGGCGACACCATCCGCGCCCAATCGACCGTGACCGACAAGCGCGAGACTTCCGACGGCGAACGCGGCGTCGTGACGATGCACGTCGAGGCGTTCGCGGTCAACCGCAAGGACGACGACGGCGAGGAGTTGCTGGTCTGCGAGTTCGACCGAACCGTCCTGTCACTGAAGAAAGCGAACCAGTAG
- a CDS encoding PQQ-binding-like beta-propeller repeat protein produces MTAADGRLATSERPRVRFRFRCAGSAETAPAVRDGTVFLDCASDCTHAFDGGTGTVLAFDAATGDHRWEFGTDAGNVDAIDREEGTVLWWCRADDAAVAPVTASGGTRT; encoded by the coding sequence GTGACCGCCGCGGACGGCCGACTTGCGACTTCGGAGCGGCCGCGGGTTCGATTCCGGTTTCGGTGCGCTGGTTCGGCCGAAACCGCGCCCGCGGTCCGCGACGGGACGGTGTTTCTCGACTGTGCGAGCGACTGCACGCACGCGTTCGACGGTGGGACTGGGACGGTCCTCGCATTCGACGCCGCGACCGGCGACCACCGGTGGGAGTTCGGGACCGACGCAGGGAACGTCGACGCGATAGACAGGGAAGAGGGAACGGTACTGTGGTGGTGCCGGGCGGACGACGCCGCGGTCGCACCCGTGACCGCCTCGGGTGGGACGCGCACGTGA
- a CDS encoding HpcH/HpaI aldolase/citrate lyase family protein, producing the protein MPRRSVMFTPGDRPEMMRKAPSAGADVIVFDLEDAVAPPNKDEARAAVREVLADPDFSPDCEVCVRVNPAGIAADDDLHGVFGNGKAARNAAETLDAVMLPKTEDAEDAETLADLLAERDAEVPILALVETAAGILAAEEIAAVPDVDALVFGAEDLAADIGATRTDEGTEVLHAREQVVLAASAADVDAIDTVYTDIEDAEGLHEETEFAIQLGYDGKMAIHPAQVAPINESFTPDPERVEWAERVLEAKRDADAEGRGVFRVDGEMIDAPLISQAERVLAYAEASDEK; encoded by the coding sequence ATGCCACGACGAAGCGTGATGTTCACGCCGGGCGACCGCCCGGAGATGATGCGCAAAGCGCCGAGTGCCGGGGCCGACGTAATCGTCTTCGACTTGGAAGACGCGGTGGCTCCCCCGAACAAGGACGAGGCCCGCGCCGCGGTGCGGGAGGTTCTCGCCGACCCCGACTTCTCGCCGGACTGCGAGGTCTGTGTCCGGGTGAACCCGGCCGGAATCGCCGCGGACGACGACCTTCACGGCGTCTTCGGAAACGGGAAAGCGGCCCGCAACGCCGCCGAGACCCTCGACGCGGTGATGCTCCCGAAGACCGAAGACGCCGAGGACGCCGAGACGCTGGCCGACCTGCTGGCCGAACGAGACGCCGAGGTGCCGATTCTCGCGCTGGTCGAGACGGCCGCCGGGATTCTGGCCGCCGAGGAGATTGCGGCGGTCCCCGACGTGGACGCCCTCGTCTTCGGCGCGGAGGACCTCGCGGCCGACATCGGCGCGACCCGGACCGACGAGGGCACCGAAGTCCTCCACGCGCGCGAGCAGGTGGTCCTCGCGGCCAGCGCCGCCGACGTGGACGCCATCGACACGGTGTACACCGACATCGAGGACGCCGAGGGCCTGCACGAGGAGACCGAGTTCGCAATCCAACTGGGCTACGACGGCAAGATGGCGATTCACCCAGCGCAGGTCGCTCCAATCAACGAGTCGTTCACGCCCGACCCCGAACGCGTCGAGTGGGCCGAGCGAGTGCTGGAAGCGAAACGCGACGCCGACGCCGAGGGCCGCGGCGTCTTCCGGGTGGACGGCGAGATGATAGATGCGCCCCTGATTTCGCAGGCAGAACGAGTGCTGGCGTACGCCGAGGCGTCCGACGAGAAGTAG
- the gdhB gene encoding glutamate dehydrogenase GdhB produces MPSGTVETTEKQGNDEETDQPESALETARRQLEHAAAHLDVDEGVIERLKHPTKVHRVAVPLERDDGSVEVYTGYRSQHDDVRGPYKGGLRFHPHVNEEECVGLSMWMTWKCAVMDLPFGGGKGGIVVDPKDLSGDEKERLTRRFAEELRKFVGPKKDIPAPDMGTDAQTMAWFMDAYSMQEGETIPGVVTGKPPVVGGSEGREEAPGRSVAIVAREAADYYDYDLEDTTVAVQGFGSVGANAARLLDDWGANVVAVSDVNGAIYDPDGLDTHAVPSHEEEPEAVMTHDAPEKLSNEKILELDVDVLIPAAIGNVVTAENADDVQADVVVEGANGPTTFAADEILEENGVEVIPDILANAGGVTVSYFEWLQDINRRQWSLERVNDELEKHMLSAWDEVRSEVEARDVSWRDAAYVVALSRIAEAKETRGLWP; encoded by the coding sequence ATGCCTTCAGGAACTGTCGAAACCACGGAAAAGCAGGGTAACGACGAAGAGACCGACCAACCCGAGTCCGCACTCGAAACGGCCCGTCGGCAACTCGAACACGCCGCGGCCCACCTCGACGTGGACGAGGGCGTCATCGAGCGACTCAAGCACCCGACGAAGGTCCACCGAGTCGCGGTTCCGCTCGAACGCGACGACGGGTCCGTCGAGGTGTACACGGGCTATCGTTCCCAACACGACGACGTGCGCGGTCCCTACAAGGGCGGCCTGCGCTTCCACCCGCACGTCAACGAGGAGGAGTGTGTCGGTCTCTCGATGTGGATGACGTGGAAGTGCGCGGTGATGGACCTGCCGTTCGGCGGCGGGAAGGGCGGCATCGTGGTGGACCCGAAGGACCTGAGCGGCGACGAGAAGGAGCGTCTGACCCGGCGGTTCGCCGAGGAACTCCGCAAGTTCGTCGGTCCGAAAAAAGACATCCCCGCGCCCGACATGGGGACCGACGCCCAGACGATGGCGTGGTTCATGGACGCCTACTCGATGCAGGAGGGCGAGACCATCCCCGGCGTCGTCACGGGTAAACCGCCCGTCGTCGGCGGGAGCGAGGGCCGCGAGGAGGCACCCGGTCGCTCGGTCGCAATCGTCGCACGCGAGGCGGCCGACTACTACGACTACGACCTCGAAGACACCACCGTCGCCGTGCAGGGATTCGGTTCGGTCGGTGCGAACGCCGCCCGTCTGCTCGACGACTGGGGCGCGAACGTCGTCGCGGTCAGCGACGTGAACGGGGCCATCTACGACCCCGACGGTCTGGACACCCACGCGGTCCCCTCTCACGAAGAGGAACCCGAGGCCGTGATGACCCACGACGCGCCCGAGAAGCTCTCGAACGAGAAGATTCTCGAACTCGACGTGGACGTGCTGATTCCGGCCGCTATCGGCAACGTCGTCACCGCCGAGAACGCCGACGACGTGCAGGCCGATGTCGTCGTCGAGGGCGCGAACGGCCCGACCACGTTCGCGGCCGACGAAATCCTCGAAGAGAACGGCGTCGAAGTCATCCCGGACATCCTCGCCAACGCGGGCGGCGTCACCGTCTCGTACTTCGAGTGGTTGCAGGACATCAACCGCCGCCAGTGGTCGCTCGAACGCGTCAACGACGAACTCGAGAAGCACATGCTCTCGGCGTGGGACGAGGTGCGCTCGGAAGTCGAGGCCCGCGACGTGAGTTGGCGAGACGCCGCCTACGTCGTCGCGCTCTCGCGCATCGCCGAGGCGAAAGAGACCCGCGGTCTCTGGCCCTGA